In a single window of the Bradyrhizobium erythrophlei genome:
- a CDS encoding adenylate/guanylate cyclase domain-containing protein — MAKFLRIGVHQSNVSGYTSKAWCVRRVGSTVFLKWGAVEVHGAGDGRKIYWTLPRAKTVRCGTVQRAKDYTKTAIARRRNHRYEPLAGNVAIRRRPADRGAEFEQALATILFVDIVRSTEKAARLGDSRWTQVMNHYYAAVRRELKTLRGKEVVTTGDGLLATFGAPAAGIRCATAIREAVRTLGLEIRVGMHAGEYKVSGAEVFGLAFHIGARVAAKARAGEVLVSSAVKDLMSQSGIRFKDRGVHQLKGVPKRWRLYRVEQ, encoded by the coding sequence ATGGCCAAGTTCCTTCGCATCGGAGTCCATCAGTCGAACGTTTCCGGATACACGTCAAAGGCATGGTGCGTTCGCCGGGTCGGCTCGACGGTTTTCCTGAAGTGGGGTGCCGTCGAGGTCCATGGCGCCGGAGACGGGCGAAAGATTTACTGGACGCTCCCAAGGGCGAAAACAGTTCGCTGCGGCACGGTGCAGCGTGCCAAAGACTATACAAAAACCGCGATCGCGCGGCGACGCAACCATCGCTATGAACCGCTGGCTGGAAATGTTGCGATCCGGCGCCGACCCGCCGATCGTGGCGCCGAGTTCGAACAAGCGCTCGCCACGATCCTGTTTGTCGATATCGTCCGGTCCACCGAAAAAGCCGCGCGGCTGGGCGATTCGCGTTGGACACAGGTGATGAATCACTATTACGCCGCCGTCCGTAGAGAGCTGAAGACTTTGCGCGGAAAAGAAGTCGTGACGACGGGGGACGGACTGCTGGCGACGTTCGGCGCGCCGGCTGCCGGGATCCGTTGCGCGACCGCCATCCGCGAGGCAGTGCGCACGCTGGGGCTGGAGATCAGGGTGGGGATGCACGCGGGCGAATACAAAGTGAGCGGGGCTGAGGTGTTCGGTCTCGCGTTTCACATCGGTGCGCGTGTCGCCGCGAAAGCGCGTGCCGGCGAAGTCCTGGTCTCGAGCGCGGTCAAGGATCTGATGTCGCAGTCCGGAATCCGCTTCAAGGATCGCGGCGTTCACCAACTCAAAGGCGTTCCGAAGCGATGGCGCCTGTACCGGGTCGAACAATAG
- the purQ gene encoding phosphoribosylformylglycinamidine synthase subunit PurQ: protein MKSAILVFPGINRERDMARALRLASGHEPAMVWHAETSLPKGTDLVVVPGGFSYGDYLRCGAIAARAPVMDAVREFAAQGGLVLGVCNGFQILCEAGLLPGVLMRNARLKFICHDVHLRVERSDTPFTRGYNAGQIIRVPVAHGEGNYEADEETLKRLEGEGRVLYRYCSADGVVDERSNINGAAQSIAGIVNAGGNVLGMMPHPENHVEDIMGCTDGRGLFAGLVAHLARAA, encoded by the coding sequence ATGAAATCCGCCATTCTCGTCTTTCCCGGAATCAATCGCGAGCGCGATATGGCGCGCGCGTTACGGCTGGCGTCGGGTCATGAACCCGCGATGGTCTGGCATGCCGAGACCTCGCTGCCCAAGGGTACCGATCTCGTGGTGGTGCCGGGCGGATTTTCCTATGGCGACTATCTGCGCTGCGGGGCGATCGCCGCGCGCGCGCCGGTCATGGACGCGGTGCGTGAATTCGCGGCCCAAGGCGGCCTCGTGCTCGGCGTCTGCAACGGCTTTCAGATCCTGTGCGAGGCCGGCCTGTTGCCCGGCGTGCTCATGCGCAACGCGCGGCTGAAATTCATCTGCCATGACGTGCATCTGCGGGTCGAGCGCTCCGATACGCCGTTCACCCGCGGCTACAATGCCGGCCAGATCATTCGCGTGCCGGTCGCTCATGGCGAGGGCAATTACGAGGCGGACGAAGAGACGCTGAAGCGGCTGGAAGGCGAGGGACGGGTGCTCTATCGCTATTGTTCGGCCGATGGCGTGGTCGACGAGCGCTCCAACATCAACGGCGCCGCGCAATCGATCGCCGGTATCGTCAACGCCGGCGGCAATGTGCTCGGCATGATGCCGCATCCGGAAAACCACGTCGAAGACATTATGGGTTGCACCGACGGTCGCGGCCTGTTCGCGGGGCTGGTCGCGCATCTGGCGCGCGCGGCGTAA
- the purS gene encoding phosphoribosylformylglycinamidine synthase subunit PurS, which translates to MKARVTVTLKSGILDPQGKAIEGALKSLGVDGVAGVRQGKVFDIELAGADKAKAEAALKDAADKLLANTVIENYRVEVLG; encoded by the coding sequence ATGAAAGCGCGCGTCACCGTCACGTTGAAATCCGGCATTCTCGATCCGCAGGGCAAGGCCATCGAAGGCGCGCTGAAATCGCTCGGTGTCGACGGCGTCGCCGGCGTGCGCCAGGGCAAGGTGTTCGATATCGAGCTGGCAGGGGCCGACAAGGCCAAGGCGGAGGCGGCGTTGAAGGACGCCGCCGACAAGCTGCTGGCCAACACGGTGATCGAGAATTACCGCGTTGAGGTTTTAGGCTAG
- the purC gene encoding phosphoribosylaminoimidazolesuccinocarboxamide synthase, with amino-acid sequence MSRRRRIYEGKAKVLYEGPEPGTLIQHFKDDATAFNAKKHQVIEGKGVLNNRISEYLFQHLNDIGVPTHFIRRLNMREQLIREVEIVPLEVVVRNVAAGSLSQRLGIEEGTQLPRSIIEFYYKNDQLNDPMVSEEHITAFGWATPQEIDDIMALAIRVNDFLTGLFLGIGIRLVDFKMECGRLFENEMMRIIVADEISPDSCRLWDIKSNEKLDKDRFRRDLGGLLEAYTEVAKRLGILMENERPAGSGPVLVKS; translated from the coding sequence ATGAGCCGTCGACGCCGCATTTATGAAGGCAAGGCCAAGGTTCTCTATGAGGGACCGGAGCCGGGGACCCTGATCCAGCACTTCAAGGACGATGCGACCGCGTTCAATGCCAAGAAACACCAGGTGATCGAGGGCAAGGGCGTCCTCAACAACCGGATTTCGGAGTACCTTTTTCAGCACCTCAACGACATCGGGGTGCCTACCCATTTCATCCGCCGCCTCAACATGCGCGAGCAACTGATTCGCGAAGTCGAGATCGTGCCACTGGAAGTGGTGGTGCGGAATGTGGCGGCGGGATCGCTGTCGCAGCGGCTCGGCATCGAGGAAGGTACCCAGCTGCCGCGCTCGATCATCGAATTCTACTACAAGAACGACCAGCTCAACGACCCCATGGTCTCCGAGGAACACATCACGGCGTTCGGCTGGGCGACTCCGCAGGAAATCGACGACATCATGGCGCTGGCGATCCGCGTCAACGACTTTCTCACCGGGCTGTTTCTCGGAATCGGCATCCGCCTGGTCGATTTCAAGATGGAATGCGGCCGGCTGTTCGAGAACGAAATGATGCGAATCATCGTCGCCGACGAGATCTCGCCCGATTCGTGCCGGCTGTGGGATATCAAGTCGAACGAGAAGCTCGACAAGGACCGTTTCCGCCGGGATCTCGGTGGGCTGCTGGAAGCCTATACCGAGGTTGCGAAGCGTCTGGGCATCCTGATGGAGAACGAGCGGCCCGCCGGCTCCGGTCCGGTGCTGGTCAAGAGCTGA
- a CDS encoding DUF1476 domain-containing protein, with translation MTIFDKREEGFENKFALDEEQKFKAEARRNRLLGLWVAEKLGISGDAANSYAREVVAAEFGEGHDANVVRKVMADLEAAGVAVTEEQLRAKMAELMAQAILQVKAGT, from the coding sequence ATGACCATCTTCGACAAGCGTGAGGAAGGTTTCGAGAACAAGTTCGCCCTCGACGAGGAGCAGAAGTTCAAGGCCGAGGCGCGCCGCAACAGGCTGCTGGGATTGTGGGTGGCGGAAAAGCTCGGAATCTCCGGCGACGCCGCCAATTCCTACGCCAGGGAAGTCGTCGCGGCCGAATTCGGAGAGGGCCACGACGCCAATGTGGTTCGCAAGGTGATGGCCGATCTCGAGGCCGCGGGCGTTGCCGTCACGGAGGAACAGCTCCGCGCCAAGATGGCCGAACTGATGGCGCAGGCCATCCTGCAGGTGAAGGCGGGGACGTAA
- the cynS gene encoding cyanase, with protein sequence MKRSDLTEKLLDIKRESRWSWKHICEKIGGTSEVLIVGAILGQMKLTKPQAANAGELFGLSKSETAMLNETPMRGIEMPPTDPLIYRFYELVMVNGPAWKALIEEEFGDGIMSAIDFDVVLERLPDPRGDRVKIMMSGKFLPYKYYGASGNVPEYGFKEE encoded by the coding sequence ATGAAGCGATCCGACCTCACCGAAAAGCTGCTCGACATCAAGCGCGAGAGCCGCTGGAGCTGGAAACACATCTGCGAAAAGATCGGCGGCACTTCCGAAGTGCTGATCGTCGGCGCCATTCTCGGCCAGATGAAGCTGACAAAACCGCAAGCCGCCAATGCCGGCGAGCTGTTCGGTCTGTCCAAATCCGAAACCGCGATGCTGAACGAGACGCCGATGCGCGGCATCGAAATGCCGCCGACCGATCCGCTGATCTATCGTTTCTACGAGCTGGTAATGGTCAACGGCCCGGCGTGGAAGGCGCTGATCGAGGAGGAATTTGGCGACGGCATCATGTCGGCGATCGATTTCGACGTGGTGCTGGAACGACTGCCCGATCCCAGGGGTGACCGGGTCAAGATCATGATGTCCGGCAAATTCCTGCCGTACAAATATTACGGCGCCAGCGGCAACGTACCGGAATACGGCTTCAAGGAAGAGTGA
- a CDS encoding TrmJ/YjtD family RNA methyltransferase, with the protein MSGSGTDKTKSSVTLAGPVVILVEPQLGENIGMAARAMGNFGLTRLRIVNPRDGWPNVHARRAASGADHILDEVMLFDTVEQAVADCTLLFATTARAHDQAKPVVAPEAAAREISAELAGGTTVGILFGRERYGLQNEEVALADRIITFPVNPGFASLNLAQAVLLIGYEWFKLSTEGALPFAMPERSERASQHQMQAFFDNLVRELDKVEFLRPAEKRETMLVNLRNIFARMEPTKQDMHTLHGVVMAIAEGRKGPAKGGVLDGEQATRLRALLAEHGQGALPSESGTVRGLARLLRRNPTDAERILWQALTTDRRFAGQFKRQTPVGRHIPDFVSFVHRVAIELVNPEETDVIVSDRAARQAWLVARGYRVIDMPAAGIEGDLAAELDRLESGLPARR; encoded by the coding sequence ATGTCCGGTTCGGGCACCGACAAGACCAAATCAAGCGTTACGCTCGCCGGCCCCGTGGTGATTCTGGTCGAGCCGCAACTCGGCGAGAACATCGGCATGGCCGCGCGCGCGATGGGTAATTTCGGGCTGACGCGGCTTCGGATCGTCAACCCGCGCGACGGCTGGCCGAACGTGCACGCCCGGCGGGCGGCGTCCGGCGCCGATCATATCCTGGATGAGGTGATGCTCTTCGACACCGTCGAGCAGGCGGTCGCCGATTGTACGTTGTTGTTCGCCACCACCGCCCGCGCGCATGATCAGGCCAAGCCGGTGGTGGCGCCGGAGGCGGCCGCGCGCGAAATATCGGCCGAGCTCGCCGGCGGCACCACCGTCGGCATCCTGTTTGGCCGCGAGCGTTACGGGTTGCAGAACGAGGAGGTCGCGCTCGCCGATCGCATCATCACCTTTCCGGTCAATCCGGGGTTTGCCTCGCTCAACCTGGCGCAGGCGGTGCTCCTGATCGGCTATGAATGGTTCAAGCTTTCGACCGAAGGCGCGTTGCCGTTCGCGATGCCCGAGCGCTCCGAGCGCGCCTCGCAGCACCAGATGCAGGCCTTCTTCGACAATCTGGTGCGCGAACTCGACAAGGTCGAATTCCTGCGCCCGGCGGAGAAGCGCGAGACCATGCTGGTCAATTTGCGCAACATCTTCGCGCGGATGGAGCCGACCAAGCAGGACATGCACACGTTGCACGGCGTGGTCATGGCGATCGCCGAAGGACGCAAGGGTCCGGCCAAGGGCGGCGTACTCGACGGCGAACAGGCCACGCGCCTGCGCGCATTGCTCGCCGAGCACGGGCAGGGTGCGTTGCCGTCGGAAAGCGGCACGGTGCGCGGGCTGGCGCGGCTCTTGCGGCGAAATCCGACCGACGCCGAGCGCATCCTGTGGCAGGCCCTGACCACCGACCGCCGCTTCGCCGGACAATTCAAACGCCAGACGCCGGTCGGCCGGCACATTCCGGATTTTGTCTCGTTCGTGCACCGCGTGGCGATCGAACTGGTCAATCCCGAGGAGACCGACGTCATCGTGAGCGACCGCGCCGCGCGTCAGGCGTGGCTGGTCGCGCGGGGTTACAGGGTGATCGACATGCCCGCCGCAGGCATCGAGGGCGATCTGGCCGCCGAACTCGACCGGCTCGAATCCGGTCTGCCGGCGCGCCGCTAA
- a CDS encoding alpha/beta hydrolase family protein, with protein MRRRWSLAIAGLILILAGGLLAHLTQTAGGIRIEDVRFKGAKGNTMSALLYIPPNATAQTPAPGILAVHGYINSRETQDGFAIEFARRGYVVLAIDQTGHGYSDPPAFANGFGGPDGLAHLRSLDIVDKNNIGLEGHSMGGWTVLAAATAMPNDYKAMVLEGSSTGKPFADDGTPGWPRNLALVFAQYEEFSSLMWGVDRARDVTQSPKLQALFGTEGPVEPGKVYGDIAQGNARVLYTPAMTHPAEHISHEAIGYSLDWFGKTLQGGTPRPSDDQIWFRKEVGTLIALIGFVALLIGVFDGLLESPVFSHLRLPEIADGTMPAHVAAGGHRWTAAFVLSAFIPALTYYPAFALAGAFVAPSPWLPQGITNQIVVWALINALIALALMPLAPKRASRAGIVGPSILIAIATVIAGYAALWLADLLFKIDFRFWIVALKLMSTKQLLIFPIYLVPLTAFFVIALHVLHRNFSTMGTGRGALYLTNILALTLGFIVLLGLQYGLLWLTGKLFNPLPDPGFVPLSTIVAIQFVPLLAIAAIIATFTWRRTGSSLPGALICGLFVTWYVVAGTATQAAF; from the coding sequence ATGCGCCGCAGATGGTCCCTGGCGATTGCCGGATTGATTCTGATTCTCGCCGGCGGATTGCTGGCCCATCTGACCCAAACCGCTGGTGGCATCCGGATCGAGGATGTGCGTTTCAAGGGAGCCAAGGGCAACACCATGAGCGCCCTGCTCTACATCCCGCCGAACGCGACCGCGCAGACCCCCGCCCCCGGCATTCTCGCGGTCCATGGCTACATCAATTCGCGCGAGACCCAGGACGGCTTTGCCATCGAATTCGCCCGCCGCGGCTATGTGGTGCTGGCGATCGACCAGACCGGCCACGGCTACAGCGATCCGCCCGCCTTCGCCAACGGTTTCGGCGGGCCCGATGGCCTCGCGCACCTGCGCAGCCTCGACATCGTCGACAAGAACAATATCGGTCTCGAGGGCCACTCGATGGGCGGCTGGACCGTACTCGCCGCCGCGACCGCGATGCCCAACGACTACAAGGCGATGGTGCTGGAGGGGTCGTCTACCGGCAAGCCGTTCGCCGACGACGGCACTCCAGGCTGGCCGCGCAACCTCGCGCTGGTGTTCGCGCAATATGAGGAATTCTCCAGCCTGATGTGGGGCGTCGACCGGGCGCGCGACGTCACCCAAAGCCCGAAACTCCAGGCCTTGTTCGGCACCGAGGGACCCGTCGAGCCCGGCAAGGTCTATGGCGATATCGCGCAGGGGAACGCTCGGGTACTCTACACACCGGCGATGACGCACCCGGCCGAGCACATTTCGCACGAAGCCATCGGCTACAGCCTCGACTGGTTCGGCAAAACCCTGCAGGGCGGCACGCCGCGTCCCTCGGACGATCAGATCTGGTTCCGCAAGGAGGTCGGCACCCTGATCGCGCTGATCGGTTTTGTGGCGCTTTTGATCGGGGTCTTCGACGGCCTGCTCGAATCCCCCGTGTTTTCGCATCTGAGATTGCCCGAGATCGCCGACGGCACCATGCCGGCGCACGTCGCGGCCGGCGGCCATCGCTGGACCGCGGCGTTCGTGCTGTCCGCCTTCATTCCGGCGCTGACCTACTATCCGGCGTTTGCGCTGGCCGGCGCTTTCGTAGCGCCGTCGCCATGGCTGCCCCAGGGCATCACCAACCAGATCGTGGTCTGGGCCCTCATCAACGCGCTGATTGCGCTGGCGCTGATGCCGCTTGCACCCAAACGCGCCAGCCGCGCCGGCATTGTCGGGCCGTCGATCCTGATCGCGATCGCGACGGTCATTGCCGGCTACGCCGCGCTGTGGCTGGCCGACCTCCTGTTCAAGATCGATTTCCGGTTCTGGATTGTCGCGCTCAAGCTGATGAGCACAAAGCAACTTCTGATCTTCCCGATCTACCTTGTGCCATTGACGGCGTTTTTCGTGATCGCGCTGCACGTGCTGCACCGGAATTTCTCGACCATGGGTACCGGCCGCGGCGCACTCTACCTCACCAACATCCTGGCGCTGACGCTGGGCTTCATCGTGCTGCTCGGGCTGCAATACGGCCTGCTGTGGCTGACCGGAAAGTTGTTCAATCCGCTGCCCGATCCCGGCTTCGTGCCGCTCTCCACCATCGTCGCCATCCAGTTCGTGCCGCTATTGGCAATCGCCGCCATCATCGCGACCTTTACCTGGCGGCGCACCGGCTCCAGCCTGCCGGGGGCGCTGATCTGCGGCCTGTTCGTCACCTGGTACGTGGTGGCGGGCACCGCTACCCAGGCGGCGTTCTAG
- a CDS encoding NADP-dependent isocitrate dehydrogenase: MAKIKVTNPVVELDGDEMTRIIWQYIKDKLITPFLDIDLMYFDLGMEYRDKTNDQVTIDAANAIKKVGVGVKCATITPDEGRVKEFGLKEMWKSPNGTIRNILGGVVFREPIICRNVPRLVPGWTKPIIIGRHAFGDQYRATDFKFPGKGTLTMKFVGEDGKVIEREVYKSPSAGIALAMYNLDDSIADFARASFNQGLSKGYSVYLSTKNTILKTYDGRFKDIFQEIFDAEFKSKFDEKKITYEHRLIDDMVAAAMKWSGGYVWACKNYDGDVQSDTIAQGYGSLGLMTSVLMTPDGKTVEAEAAHGTVTRHYREHQKGKETSTNSIASIFAWTRGLSHRAKLDNNEALGKFAATLEKVCVDTVEAGFMTKDLALLVGADQRWLSTTGFLDKVAENLTKAMA, from the coding sequence ATGGCAAAAATCAAGGTGACCAACCCCGTCGTCGAACTCGACGGCGACGAGATGACCCGGATCATCTGGCAATATATCAAGGACAAGCTGATCACCCCGTTCCTCGATATCGACCTGATGTATTTCGACCTCGGGATGGAATACCGCGACAAGACCAACGATCAGGTCACCATCGATGCCGCCAATGCCATCAAGAAGGTCGGCGTCGGCGTCAAATGCGCCACCATCACCCCGGACGAGGGCCGGGTGAAGGAATTCGGCCTCAAGGAAATGTGGAAGTCGCCCAACGGCACCATCCGCAACATTTTGGGCGGCGTGGTGTTCCGCGAACCCATCATCTGCAGGAACGTGCCGCGGCTGGTGCCGGGCTGGACCAAGCCGATCATCATCGGCCGTCACGCCTTCGGCGATCAGTACCGTGCCACCGACTTCAAGTTTCCCGGCAAGGGCACGCTGACGATGAAATTTGTCGGCGAGGACGGCAAGGTGATCGAACGCGAGGTCTACAAGTCCCCGAGCGCCGGCATCGCGCTGGCGATGTACAATCTCGACGATTCGATCGCCGACTTCGCCCGTGCCTCGTTCAACCAGGGCCTGTCGAAGGGTTATTCGGTCTATCTCTCGACCAAGAACACCATCCTCAAGACCTATGACGGGCGGTTCAAGGACATCTTCCAGGAGATCTTCGACGCCGAGTTCAAGTCCAAATTCGACGAGAAGAAGATCACCTACGAACATCGCCTGATCGACGACATGGTCGCCGCCGCCATGAAGTGGTCGGGCGGTTACGTCTGGGCCTGCAAGAACTACGACGGCGACGTGCAGTCCGACACCATCGCGCAAGGGTACGGCTCGCTCGGCCTGATGACCTCGGTGCTGATGACGCCGGATGGCAAGACGGTGGAGGCCGAGGCCGCCCACGGCACGGTGACGCGGCATTACCGCGAGCATCAGAAGGGCAAGGAGACCTCGACCAACTCGATCGCCTCGATCTTCGCCTGGACCCGCGGGCTGTCGCATCGCGCCAAGCTCGACAACAACGAGGCGCTCGGCAAGTTCGCGGCTACGCTGGAGAAGGTCTGCGTCGATACCGTCGAAGCCGGCTTCATGACCAAGGATCTCGCCCTGCTGGTCGGCGCCGACCAGCGCTGGCTGTCCACCACCGGCTTCCTCGACAAGGTCGCGGAAAACCTGACCAAGGCGATGGCATAA
- a CDS encoding DUF3455 domain-containing protein — MPFPKRAALALLLLSGSLGHPSAAEPPLPADIAAPGETVVLTAHAEGAQIYECKAGTDGKLAWAFREPIATLLVDGKTVGRHYAGPNWEYSDGSAVLGKTAGSVPGATPNDIPWLKLDVISRRGSGVLSGVTTVQRINTRGGKLEGTCDRTGAFSSVPYSADYVFLRKG, encoded by the coding sequence ATGCCATTCCCCAAGCGAGCCGCGCTCGCGTTGTTGCTGCTGTCGGGCTCGCTGGGTCATCCGAGCGCCGCCGAGCCCCCCCTTCCCGCCGACATCGCGGCGCCGGGAGAGACCGTCGTGCTCACCGCGCATGCCGAAGGCGCGCAGATATATGAATGCAAAGCCGGCACCGACGGCAAGCTGGCCTGGGCGTTCCGCGAACCGATCGCGACACTGCTGGTCGATGGCAAAACCGTCGGCCGTCACTATGCCGGACCGAACTGGGAATACAGCGATGGCAGCGCCGTGCTCGGGAAAACCGCCGGCAGCGTCCCCGGCGCAACGCCGAACGATATTCCCTGGCTGAAGCTTGACGTGATTTCCCGGCGCGGCAGCGGCGTCCTTAGCGGCGTCACGACCGTGCAGCGGATCAATACCAGGGGCGGCAAGCTGGAAGGGACCTGCGACCGGACCGGCGCCTTCAGCAGCGTCCCCTACTCCGCCGACTATGTGTTCCTGCGCAAGGGCTGA